CGAAGATAAATGAAATCACAAATAATGAAGGTGCAAATGTCGTCATTGATGCGGTTGGATTGCCGCAAACTTTCGAGTTGAGTGTTAATGTGGCTTCGGTCGCTGGTAATGTTGTTTTACTAGGTTTCAATGCGACACCATCGGCAATAGCACAAATGGAAATCACGAAAAAAGAATTGACGATTACAGGGTCGAGATTGCAGACGAATCAATTCGGTTATGTCGTCGGACTGATCAATGAAAAGAAATTGACGCATAATGGTTTAGTCACACATAAGTTTCCAGTGAGTCAAATCAAAGAAGCATTTGAGTTCATAGAAAAGAATCCTCAACTAGTCCGCAAAGCGATTATCGAGTTTGAGTGATACTAGAATAGATTTTATCAAAATATTTAGCTAAGAAGTTGGGGGAAAAGAAGAATGCCATTAATTATAGTTGCTTTAGGAATTATCGTTTTACTCGTATTGATCATGAAGTTTAACATGAATACATTTATTTCATTAATTGTTGTTTCATTCATGATCGCATTTGCTCTAGGAATGCCTTTTAATGAAATCGTGAATACGATTCAGGCAGGTATGGGAAATACCTTAGGAGGAATTGCGTTAGTCTTTGGACTTGGTGCGATTCTAGGTAAGTTGATAGCAGACGCGGGTGGAGCCCAACGTATTGCAATGACATTAATTGATAAGTTTGGCGAGAAGAGAATTCAATGGGCTGTTGTTGCTGCTGGATTCATTCTAGGTATTGCGTTGTTCTTTGAAGTAGGTCTTGTATTATTAATTCCGATTGTGTATCAAATTTCGAAGCAATTAAGAATATCATTCTTTTGGTTAGGTCTACCGATGACGACTGCATTATCCGTAACGCATGCATTTTTGCCGCCGCATCCAGGACCGACTGTTATTGCTCAGCAATACGGAGCAAATGTAGGATTAGTATTGCTTTATGGTTTTCTAATTGCGATTCCGATAGTCATTATCGCTGGACCATTATTTACAATAATTGCAAGAAAAATTGTTCCGTCTGCTTTTGAAAAGGAGCCTACAGGAAGTATGGCTTCTATCGGGAATGCGAAGCAATTTAATTTAGAAGATACGCCAGGTTTTGGTATCAGTGCATTCACTGCTTTGTTTCCGGTTATTTTGATGGCGCTTTCAACGATTGTTATTTTATTTGAAGATGCCATGGGGTTATCAGGAAACTGGGTTTTTGACTTAATTGCAGTTATCGGAGCGCCAACGACAGTTATGTTGCTTTCTGTACTGCTTGCGTTAGTTACGATGGGGACTGCACGAAAAATCCCGATGAAACAACTTATGAAATCCGCAGAAAATTCGATTGCAGCCATCGGTATGATGTTACTCATTCTCGGTGCTGGCGGGTCGCTTAAACAAGTCTTGATAGACGGAGGCGTTGGTGACACCGTTGCGCAGCTTTTTGATGGCAGTACGATTTCGCCGCTAATTTTGGCTTGGCTTATCGCTGCGCTCATGAGAATCGCGCAAGGATCTGCGACAGTCGCTGCATTGACAACCGCTGGACTGGTTATCCCATTGATGGCCGGTACCGACGTTAATGTAGAGCTAATGGTGTTAGCAACAGGTGCGGGAAGTATCATTGCTTCACACGTAAATGATACTGGTTTCTGGATTGTTAAAGAATCTTTCGGATTAACAATGAAAGAAACATTCGGAACTTGGACAGTCCTTGAAACACTTATTTCAGTACTAGGTCTTGGATTTGTTTTATTATTAAGTATGTTTGTATAAAAATTGTTCGTTGAGGTTCGCCCTTTTGTGGCGGGCCTTTTTTTGCTTAGAAAGTGGACAGGGTTTTATTCGAAAGCCATATGGGAATATATAGGGTAATAGTTAGAAGTGATTGGGAGGAGTTTTGAGGTGAAGAAAATTGTGCTGATTGGCGGAAGTGGAACAATTGGAAGTATATTGCGAGAAGGGTTTACATCAGAATTCGATGTGGTTAATCTTGATCTGGAAGTCAATAATCGAAATCAAAATGAATGTAAAGTGGATGCGACAAAATATGATGAACTCGTTCGTTCGATTCCAAAAGTTGCGGATGTACTGGTAAATTTACTTTCAAAACCGCAAACAGATAACTTGGTTGACGTTGCTGAAAT
This genomic window from Sporosarcina sp. Marseille-Q4063 contains:
- a CDS encoding gluconate:H+ symporter, producing MPLIIVALGIIVLLVLIMKFNMNTFISLIVVSFMIAFALGMPFNEIVNTIQAGMGNTLGGIALVFGLGAILGKLIADAGGAQRIAMTLIDKFGEKRIQWAVVAAGFILGIALFFEVGLVLLIPIVYQISKQLRISFFWLGLPMTTALSVTHAFLPPHPGPTVIAQQYGANVGLVLLYGFLIAIPIVIIAGPLFTIIARKIVPSAFEKEPTGSMASIGNAKQFNLEDTPGFGISAFTALFPVILMALSTIVILFEDAMGLSGNWVFDLIAVIGAPTTVMLLSVLLALVTMGTARKIPMKQLMKSAENSIAAIGMMLLILGAGGSLKQVLIDGGVGDTVAQLFDGSTISPLILAWLIAALMRIAQGSATVAALTTAGLVIPLMAGTDVNVELMVLATGAGSIIASHVNDTGFWIVKESFGLTMKETFGTWTVLETLISVLGLGFVLLLSMFV